The Brevinematales bacterium genome includes a region encoding these proteins:
- a CDS encoding glycogen/starch synthase translates to MFFRNRYKDVKPLNIALVSDNINWLVEDDFNIFDFEKYFLINFASSLRDLGNNVVVVLPWHRSIDENFVSQNMVFQKSEKIVISEREGKDEREIEICFYEFLGLVFIFVRDPFIFDRDGFIYDPNNGLFYPDNLHRFAIFSRSALESLKVIPFRPDVVHVIGKWASIASIYLRTLYKYDNFFRKSGVIFTPPSLDGQPVFVPEQYSLLGIDWKYYSYDYLEFYNKVNIIKGAIIFSNLVTFTSVTYIDELKREEFGNGLEGLIIQMLSEGKIKSVLPGVSTSFLPDTDQHLSSIGLNYSRDGLNKKLKLKSLVCKKLNFDESRILFMFFGEFTERTGISLVYEVFSDLVNKNNISLIIIGRGDGFREIAINEMAMSNPGKVCWIKNFDVRKISEYIGASDVVVVPSTVEPGTILHMVSMLYGSLPLVRGVGILNDIVRDKINGFKFYEYTPSDFRDKVLEVIDMYYKNPKRWKKIMETAMKSDFSWVRTARTYVDEIYKTSFRK, encoded by the coding sequence ATGTTTTTTAGGAATAGATATAAGGACGTAAAACCTTTAAACATTGCTTTAGTATCTGACAACATAAATTGGTTGGTAGAGGATGATTTTAATATTTTTGACTTTGAGAAGTATTTTTTAATTAACTTTGCTAGTTCTTTGAGGGACTTAGGAAATAATGTAGTTGTTGTTTTACCTTGGCATAGAAGTATAGATGAGAATTTTGTATCTCAAAATATGGTTTTTCAGAAAAGTGAAAAGATTGTAATATCTGAAAGAGAAGGAAAAGATGAAAGAGAGATCGAGATTTGTTTTTATGAATTTTTGGGATTAGTTTTCATTTTTGTTAGAGATCCTTTTATTTTTGATAGAGATGGTTTTATATATGATCCTAATAATGGACTTTTTTATCCTGATAATCTGCATCGTTTTGCAATATTTTCTAGGTCTGCTTTAGAATCGCTAAAAGTTATACCTTTTAGGCCTGATGTTGTTCATGTAATAGGTAAATGGGCTAGTATAGCTTCAATTTATTTAAGGACACTTTATAAGTATGACAATTTTTTTAGAAAATCTGGAGTTATTTTTACTCCACCTTCGCTTGATGGTCAACCTGTGTTTGTACCTGAACAATATTCACTCCTTGGTATAGATTGGAAGTACTATAGTTACGACTATCTAGAGTTTTATAACAAAGTGAACATTATAAAAGGTGCAATAATATTTAGTAATCTTGTTACTTTTACTAGCGTTACTTATATTGATGAGCTTAAGAGAGAGGAGTTTGGAAATGGTCTTGAAGGCTTAATAATACAGATGTTGAGTGAAGGAAAAATAAAATCAGTTTTGCCTGGTGTTAGTACTTCTTTTTTGCCTGATACAGATCAGCATCTTTCAAGTATTGGCCTTAATTACTCAAGAGATGGTCTAAACAAGAAGTTGAAGTTAAAATCTCTTGTGTGCAAGAAACTGAATTTTGATGAGAGTAGAATTCTATTTATGTTTTTTGGTGAGTTTACGGAGAGAACGGGGATATCCTTAGTTTATGAAGTTTTTAGTGATTTGGTTAATAAAAATAACATTTCTCTTATCATTATTGGAAGAGGTGATGGTTTTAGAGAAATTGCTATAAATGAAATGGCTATGTCGAATCCTGGTAAGGTTTGTTGGATAAAGAATTTTGATGTTAGGAAAATTTCTGAGTACATAGGGGCATCTGATGTTGTTGTGGTACCTTCTACTGTGGAACCAGGTACCATATTACATATGGTTTCGATGTTGTATGGATCGCTTCCCTTGGTTAGGGGTGTGGGTATATTGAACGATATTGTTAGGGATAAAATAAATGGTTTTAAGTTTTATGAATACACTCCGAGTGATTTTAGGGATAAGGTTTTGGAAGTTATTGATATGTATTACAAGAATCCGAAGAGATGGAAAAAGATTATGGAGACTGCTATGAAATCTGATTTTTCTTGGGTTAGAACTGCTAGGACTTATGTTGATGAAATTTATAAGACGTCTTTTAGAAAATAG
- a CDS encoding ferredoxin family protein, translating into MPRVITQACIGVKDAACTQVCPVDCIHPRPDEADYANVDQLFINPDDCIDCGACEPVCPVSAIYPVEDVPDNLKNFIEINANYYKK; encoded by the coding sequence ATGCCAAGAGTAATCACACAAGCTTGCATAGGCGTTAAAGACGCCGCTTGTACACAAGTATGCCCAGTTGACTGTATACACCCAAGACCAGATGAAGCAGATTATGCCAATGTTGATCAACTTTTCATAAACCCAGACGATTGTATAGACTGTGGAGCTTGCGAACCAGTCTGCCCAGTAAGCGCAATATATCCTGTTGAGGATGTACCAGATAATCTGAAAAATTTTATTGAAATAAACGCCAACTATTACAAAAAATAG
- a CDS encoding prepilin-type N-terminal cleavage/methylation domain-containing protein gives MLMKFIRRLLENRKGFSIIEVIVAVFIISVVIFSVVEAYRYVVFASLKARDLKDIFENSKNLYLHLLEDKDFYKVGSLKTNIQGCHAEIRVIKIYSTNPPAYDVFIRFTNEKNNFSFITTVY, from the coding sequence ATGTTGATGAAATTTATAAGACGTCTTTTAGAAAATAGAAAGGGTTTTTCAATTATTGAAGTAATAGTAGCTGTGTTTATTATATCTGTTGTAATATTTTCTGTTGTTGAAGCATATAGATATGTAGTTTTCGCTAGTTTAAAAGCTAGAGACTTAAAAGATATATTTGAAAACTCTAAGAACTTATACTTACATCTTTTAGAGGATAAGGATTTCTACAAAGTAGGATCGCTAAAGACTAATATTCAAGGATGTCATGCTGAGATAAGAGTGATCAAAATCTACTCAACAAACCCACCAGCTTATGACGTGTTTATTAGATTTACTAACGAAAAAAACAATTTTAGTTTTATAACTACTGTGTATTAA
- the rplT gene encoding 50S ribosomal protein L20 produces the protein MRVVYSVPSRKRRKKILKAVKGHRGARNRRYRAAKESLMHALQYAWEHRRLKKRDFRKLWIIRIGNAVREYGLTYSKFMGLLKKHNIKINRKALSNMAIENKEVFKKLVELVSK, from the coding sequence ATGAGAGTAGTTTACTCAGTACCATCCAGGAAAAGAAGAAAGAAAATACTAAAGGCAGTAAAAGGGCATAGAGGAGCAAGAAATAGAAGATACAGAGCTGCAAAAGAATCTTTAATGCATGCTCTTCAATACGCATGGGAGCACAGAAGATTAAAGAAAAGAGATTTCAGAAAATTATGGATTATCAGAATCGGCAACGCTGTGAGAGAATACGGCTTAACATACAGCAAATTTATGGGATTGCTTAAAAAACATAACATAAAAATAAATAGAAAAGCATTATCAAATATGGCTATAGAGAATAAAGAAGTTTTCAAAAAACTAGTCGAGTTAGTGTCCAAATAA
- the pheS gene encoding phenylalanine--tRNA ligase subunit alpha, translating to MNLDEILERFNEEILEVEKEQDITSIKSKYLGGVIKNLLNGIKNVEPSQRKEYGQKVNRLKEYIENKIKEKYDEIKRKLIEEKLKSEWVDLSLTRLYDILPVKHPVSIVKEDISRIFSEMGFSVVEGPEIELDSYNFDKLNIPPDHPARADHDSFYLNSKDIVEKYLLRTQTSPVQVRVMEKYEYPVAIVAPGRCYRRDTVDARHSHTFHQIEGLYVNTDVRFSDLKGVMDVFAKKMFGPKTKTRFRTDFFPFTEPSAELAVTCPGCSGNGCNVCSYTGWLEIAGCGMVHPKVFENAGYDPSKVKGFAFGMGIERIAMVRYNITDIRLFYENDVRFLRQFLGV from the coding sequence ATGAATTTGGATGAGATTTTAGAGAGGTTTAATGAGGAGATTTTGGAGGTTGAAAAGGAACAAGATATTACTAGCATTAAGTCGAAATATTTAGGGGGTGTTATAAAAAACCTTTTGAATGGTATAAAAAATGTTGAACCATCTCAAAGAAAAGAGTATGGTCAGAAGGTTAATCGATTGAAAGAATATATAGAGAACAAGATAAAAGAAAAATATGATGAGATAAAAAGAAAGTTAATTGAGGAAAAGTTAAAATCTGAATGGGTGGATTTATCTCTTACTAGGCTTTATGATATTCTACCAGTAAAGCATCCTGTTAGTATTGTGAAAGAGGATATTTCTAGGATATTTTCGGAGATGGGGTTTAGTGTTGTAGAGGGGCCTGAGATTGAACTTGATAGTTATAATTTTGATAAGCTGAATATTCCTCCTGATCATCCTGCTAGAGCAGATCATGATTCTTTTTATTTAAATTCAAAGGATATAGTTGAAAAGTATCTTTTGAGAACTCAGACATCACCCGTCCAGGTGAGAGTTATGGAGAAATACGAATATCCTGTTGCTATTGTTGCTCCTGGTAGATGTTATAGAAGGGATACTGTTGATGCAAGACATTCTCATACTTTTCATCAAATAGAGGGGTTGTATGTTAATACAGATGTTAGGTTTTCTGATTTAAAAGGTGTTATGGATGTGTTTGCTAAAAAAATGTTTGGTCCTAAAACAAAAACTAGGTTTAGAACTGATTTCTTTCCATTTACTGAGCCTAGTGCGGAGTTAGCAGTAACTTGCCCGGGGTGTAGTGGTAATGGATGTAATGTTTGTTCTTATACAGGGTGGCTTGAGATAGCGGGATGTGGTATGGTTCATCCTAAGGTTTTTGAAAACGCAGGATATGATCCAAGCAAAGTAAAAGGCTTTGCATTTGGCATGGGAATCGAGAGAATAGCAATGGTCAGATATAACATAACAGATATTAGGCTTTTCTATGAAAATGATGTAAGATTCCTAAGACAGTTTTTAGGTGTTTAG
- the rplS gene encoding 50S ribosomal protein L19, with amino-acid sequence MSKLIEYVNNKFLSKKEYDEFRVGDQVRVHQIIKEADGKDRIQIFEGLVIAIKGSGLSKTFTVRKISYGVGVEKIFPYYSPLIAKVEVVRRFKVRRAKLYYLRDKIGKEAKLKEIK; translated from the coding sequence ATGTCTAAACTAATAGAATATGTCAACAATAAGTTTTTATCCAAAAAAGAATATGATGAATTCAGAGTCGGAGACCAAGTTAGAGTACACCAAATAATAAAAGAAGCAGACGGTAAAGACAGGATACAGATATTTGAAGGGTTAGTAATAGCAATAAAAGGTTCAGGTCTATCAAAAACTTTCACTGTTAGAAAAATATCATATGGTGTAGGAGTTGAGAAGATATTTCCATACTACTCTCCTCTCATAGCAAAAGTTGAAGTTGTTAGAAGATTTAAAGTAAGGAGAGCCAAACTATACTATCTGAGGGACAAGATAGGAAAAGAAGCAAAACTCAAAGAGATAAAGTAA
- a CDS encoding OmpA family protein, which translates to MSVVIRVVFIITLFLMFSFSSYPFILSYKLSTNNIYRLKVYTRQDIYIDGLFFRTVEAMSKITMQPYGYRKYNGEDYIVVKYMFYYLTKKQSVDVEYRLSRVDEVDYLINEVGNMIVLSDSYLPPRRSIPSFVRSPIAKGMKWQSVGEDIITERDEIVRIKSVVNYSIDDIVMKNGRNIAIFNADYGFMFNNPAGKYVKDINFKSSTKYNWDVLEGIFSEYREIFDITKTYLPGYSYNSTRHQGSSVGIMEVVPINIAKQYKLAREIEKLGSDVSVSPPEDNEIKVSISDILFDVGSFSIKPSYRDMIVNLANILKQYNEVDVVVEGHTDDRGTRDFNITLSENRAKAVANILIQSGIKSDRVSYRGYGPDKPILPNTTDENRAKNRRVEIKLIWGK; encoded by the coding sequence ATGAGTGTAGTTATAAGAGTAGTTTTCATAATTACTTTGTTTTTGATGTTTAGTTTTAGCTCTTATCCTTTTATTCTTTCTTATAAACTTTCAACTAATAACATATATAGACTCAAAGTTTATACTAGGCAGGATATTTATATAGATGGTTTGTTTTTTAGAACTGTTGAAGCTATGTCAAAAATAACTATGCAACCTTATGGTTATCGCAAATATAATGGGGAAGATTATATTGTTGTTAAATATATGTTTTATTACCTAACTAAGAAACAGAGTGTTGATGTTGAATATAGACTTTCAAGGGTTGATGAGGTTGATTACTTGATAAACGAAGTTGGTAATATGATTGTACTTAGTGATAGTTATTTGCCACCTAGGAGGAGTATACCTTCATTTGTAAGATCTCCTATTGCGAAAGGTATGAAATGGCAATCTGTTGGTGAGGATATTATAACAGAGAGGGATGAAATAGTTAGAATAAAGAGTGTAGTCAACTACTCTATTGATGATATAGTAATGAAAAATGGAAGGAATATTGCTATTTTTAATGCTGATTATGGTTTTATGTTTAACAATCCGGCAGGTAAGTATGTAAAGGATATAAACTTTAAATCATCAACTAAGTATAATTGGGATGTTTTGGAAGGTATCTTTTCTGAATATAGAGAGATTTTTGATATAACAAAGACATACCTTCCAGGATACAGTTATAACTCAACAAGACATCAGGGGAGTTCCGTTGGAATCATGGAAGTTGTACCAATAAATATTGCTAAGCAATATAAACTTGCTAGGGAGATTGAAAAGCTAGGTTCTGATGTTTCTGTATCTCCACCCGAGGATAATGAAATAAAAGTTAGTATATCTGATATACTTTTTGATGTTGGTAGTTTTAGTATTAAGCCAAGTTATAGAGATATGATTGTTAATTTAGCAAATATACTTAAGCAGTATAATGAGGTTGATGTGGTTGTTGAAGGGCATACTGATGATAGAGGGACTAGGGATTTTAATATTACTCTGTCTGAAAATAGGGCGAAAGCAGTCGCTAATATTCTTATACAAAGTGGTATAAAGAGTGATAGGGTTTCTTACCGAGGATACGGACCAGATAAACCTATACTGCCTAACACAACTGATGAAAATAGGGCTAAAAATCGTAGAGTTGAGATAAAGTTAATTTGGGGGAAGTAG